The following coding sequences lie in one Haematobia irritans isolate KBUSLIRL chromosome 3, ASM5000362v1, whole genome shotgun sequence genomic window:
- the LOC142229572 gene encoding uncharacterized protein LOC142229572, with product MHITCTRIPFTGSSMKPGPELNIFSAGSSNPTLNTHAYINHNGNGAKPGSVSSNGYQTNGYQTKNNNNNYNSDYGSSNGGLGGGGGNGSPNGGGNGQNGNNGGGSNSNNPAIIDPHYVFGAPQSVPILPNLPIFPYNSPTVAPAFQQFPQPNHPGSVLNPGRPQNGMQPLNPYNSPFVFGQQPFYNSPGGTGGPPGGSSGILGGSGGGLAPYPGGYPSPNSYNKPPPQYQNQNPYNRQTQSHAHSGGSSNATYGSISAGICKLAMTITVVGMMMRKMLQIST from the coding sequence ATGCACATAACATGCACACGCATTCCTTTCACAGGATCCAGTATGAAACCTGGTCCagaacttaacattttctcagcGGGCTCATCAAATCCCACTCTAAATACTCATGCTTATATCAATCACAATGGCAACGGTGCCAAGCCAGGATCAGTCTCCTCGAATGGTTACCAAACCAATGgctatcaaactaaaaacaataataataactatAATAGTGACTATGGTAGTTCTAATGGTGGTCTTGGTGGCGGTGGAGGCAATGGGTCACCGAATGGTGGTGGTAATGGTCAAAATGGCAATAATGGTGGCGGTAGCAATAGCAACAATCCAGCGATTATTGATCCTCACTATGTGTTTGGAGCTCCACAATCGGTGCCCATATTGCCCAATCTGCCTATATTCCCCTATAATTCACCAACTGTTGCACCTGCTTTTCAACAATTTCCTCAACCCAATCATCCAGGTAGTGTACTTAATCCCGGTCGTCCCCAAAATGGCATGCAGCCGCTGAATCCCTACAATTCGCCGTTCGTTTTTGGTCAACAGCCATTCTATAATTCACCTGGCGGTACTGGTGGTCCACCCGGCGGCAGCAGTGGCATCTTGGGCGGCAGCGGTGGTGGTTTGGCTCCATATCCCGGTGGCTATCCCAGTCCCAATAGTTATAATAAGCCACCACCAcaatatcaaaatcaaaatcCCTACAATCGTCAAACACAATCACATGCCCACAGTGGCGGAAGCAGCAATGCAACTTATGGTTCCATTTCAGCAGGCATTTGTAAACTGGCTATGACCATTACCGTTGTGGGAATGATGATGCGTAAAATGTTGCAAATCAGCacgtaa